The DNA region GGCGAACGCGCTGGGACAGCAGGTGTCCACAGGTCTCACGTCCCTGGTGCAGGGCATTTTCTCCAGCGGGACGCTGTCGTCCACTGTAACCGGCTCCGTCGGCATTCCCTCCAGCGCCAACTACGTCCCTGGCGTGCACCACAGCGGGGGCGAGGTCAGAAAATTCATTCCAACCTTTCATGCGGGCGGCCTCAATGACGACGAGCGGCTGGTAATCAACCGCGTGGGTGAACGCTACATAACACGGGAGCAAAACGAATGGCTGACTCGTATGGCGAAGACAACCGAGGGGACACAGCCGAAGGTTTCACTTATCGTCAACAACAATACGGGGCAACCTGTCAAAGCAAGGCAGGAGACCACTCAGGTCAACCCTCAGGAGACGATCGTCACTCTCTGGCTCGATGCGTACAACCGGAACGCCTATGGCCTGAAGAGCGGTCTGGGGGGATAGAGAATGGACAGCTTCAATGAGGCATACGCAACACCGTGGACCTACGGGGCAAAGGGGGAGCATTACAAGCCACAGATCAGGACCGAAAAGGAGGCAAACTACGTCCAGGTTCGGTCCGCCGCCAGCAGGGCCCGTGAGAGAAGCATCCACCTGCCATGGGATCGGATCCCGATCGCAGAGTACCAGAGCATCATTACGTTCTTTGACAGCCATATTGGTGAAGCCTTCACCTGGACCAGCGAGGTCACCGGTACCACATATACCGTTGTCTTTGCGCAAGACACTATCCCATACGAGGAGGTGTCTCACGGCATGAGGAAGATCGACGTCTACCTGGAGGAACTGTAATGCCGCTGCCCATATCATCCCAGGCGATCCAGGAAAAGAACAAGCTGGAGGGAGGCGGTACCTGGATCATACTCCTCGATATCGACGTGCCCGGCCTCGAGGATAACATCAGGGTCACGAGCGACAACGAAGAGACCGTCTGGAACGGGAACACCTATGTGCCCTTCCCGTTCGAGATCGATGAGATCTCCGATTCATCGACCGGCGAGGTCCCCCGTGTAGACATCAAGGTGTCCAACATCACCCGGGCCATGGAGGGATACCTCCAGGATTACGACTACTACACGAAGGTCAACGGCTACAGCCCGATAGAGCTTACGATATCGGTGGTCCACTCGGCCCACCTCGATCTCACGGAACCGGAAACGGAATACGTCTTTCACCTGAAGCAGCCGAAGACGAACGCGAAATGGGCCACGTTCACCCTGGGGGCGAACAATCCCTTCAACAAGCGGTTTCCGCTTAACAGGCTCCTCAGGAACCGCTGTAGATATAAGCAATTCAAGGGAACGAGGTGCGGCTACACGGGTGCCGCCACATCCTGCAACAGGACCCTTGCCCGCTGCCGGGAACTGAATAACTCCGCACGGTTCGGAGGATTCCCCGGGGTCGGTAATTCGCCGGTGTTCGTATGAGGGATCTGCGTGACTTCATAGGCTGTCCCTTCCGCAACCACGGCCGCGGCGAGATCGATCCCGAGACCAGGAGGCCTCTCTACGATTGCTATGGTCTCTTCATGGCCATCTACAAGGAATGCTATGGCATCACCTTGCCGGATTATACAATCTCCTGCTTCGCAACCGAGGAGATCCGGGCACAGTTCGAGAAGGAAGTCGGCAGGTGGGAAGAGCTGCGGGAGCCTGAGACTCCCTGTGCAGTGGCTCTGGCTGCGAATACACATTTTCCCGGTATGGTCTGCCACTTCGGGATCTACGTGGGCTATGGGAAATTCATCCATACGCTGAAGAAGGCCGGATCCATCGTTTCCCATGTGTACGACCCAGTCTGGAAGAACAAGATCAAAGGATACTACCGGTGGAAAAGATCCTCCTGACCTGTATCAAGAATCCCTTCAAGCCTCTCGAGAGCAGGATAGTGATGGAGGTGGACCGTCTTCCGTCCATGCGTGACGCCGTGCGGGAGTTCTTTCCCGCTCCCCTGGACAGCGGTTTTGACGTTGTTGTGTCGCTGACCACCAGGACGATGCCATCACGGATCCTGACGGATGAGGAGATCGATAGAATACTGCCGACAGCCGGAGATTCGATCGTATTCGCAGCCGTGCCCCATGGTGGGGACGGGGGTGGAGGAGGCGGCAAGGATATCGTCCGGACTGTCGCGATGCTCGCAGTTGTGGTGGCGGCTTCCATAGTGACGGCCGGTGTCGGATCGGTCCTCATGGGGGGGTCGTTTATCGGCGGCGGCATGATCGCGGCAACAGGCACTGCAGCATTTTGGGGTGCCATGGCAGGAATGGGGGTCATGGTCGCCGGTGGTCTTCTCGTCAACGCAATCCTCCCGGTGTCATCATCTGTCGACTCGGTAGATGCGTCCTATGCCTCCGCCGACTACAGCAAATCGAACACCTATGGTTGGGATCCGTCGCCTAACGGCGACCAGGAAGGAGGAATGCTCGGCGTCCTTTACGGGACCCACCGGGTGACGCCCCATATCAACGGGCGATATGTTTCGACCAGCGGTAACTCCCAATACCTCAATGTCCTGTATGCAGTGTGCGAAGGAGGACAGACCGGCATCGATTCCATAAGCGACGTCGAGATCAATGATAACCCGGCCGCCTACTACAGTTCCGTCGAGCTCGTGACCCGCCTGGGGACAAACGACCAGGCAGTAATCCCGTATTTCAACGACACCATTCTCGACACGCCCGTTGGCGCCAGGCTTTCAACGTCCCATGTGACACGTCAGACGATGGGGAACACCGCTCAGGGGCTGGGTGTCGGCATATACCTGCCCTATGGCTTGTACTACGCGAACGACAACGGGGGATTGACGGCCCAGTCGGTAACCTACCAGGTCGAGTACAAGAAGTCTGAGGATCCCGATTGGTCGATATGGGGGACCTACACCGTCACGGCCGCGCAGAACAGCGCGATAAGAGAATACAGGAGGATCGATAATCTCGATCCCGGGCAATACGATCTCCGGGTTGTCCTGACATCAGCCCTGCCCACCGGGTCACGCTACAGGAACGACACGTACTGGGAATATCTGGAAGAGATCATTTATGACGATTTCACCTATCCGGGTGTGGCCCTGCTGGCCGTGAACGCGCTCGCCACGGATGAGCTCTCGAATTCCACTCCCCGCGTGACGTGCCTTGGATCCCGTCTCACCGTGCCGGTCTGGACCGGCTCGGCCTATGAGAACAAGCCGGCCACGAATCCGGCCTGGGCCGCCTACGATATCGTCCACAACGACGAATACGGTGGAGCGGTCCCGTACTCCCGAATCATCTACCAGAAGTTCCTGGAGTGGGCTGACTGGTGCGACGAGAAGGGCTACACATGCAACATCTATTTCGACACGATGAAGAACCTGAGGCGGGCCCTCGACACGATATGTACGCTAGGCCGCGGCAACGTTCTGCAGATAGGGTCGAAATTCACCTGCATCTACGACGGTGATGTCTTGCCGGCGGACAGTTTCCTCTTCAGCATGGGGAACATCAACAGGAACTCCTTTGGCGAGGAGTGGCTGCCCATGGACGACCGGGCGAACCAGATCGAGGTGGTCTACTACGATGCCGAATTGAACTACAAGAAGCAACCAGTTGTTGTCGAGCAGGATGGCTTCGATGATCTCGGGGTCGACGTGTCACCGAGACAGGTGGACCTGGTTGGCTGCACCGATCGGACCATGGCGATAAAGCATGGCAAATTCCTGCTGAACTGCAACAGGTACATCACGCTCACGGCTTCGTGGGAAGCCGACGTGGATGCGATCCACTGCCTGCCGGGAGATATTGTACGGGTGGCTCACGACGTACCTCAATGGGGCTACTCGGGACGCGTTGTGTTGGCACGGGCGAACACGGTGACGCTGGACCGGGAGGTCACGCTGGAACCGGACACCACCTACGGGATTCAGGTGCAGCATTACGAAACAGACGTACTGGAAGAACTGACTGTCGAGGCTGTCGCCGCCACCAAGACGACGAGCGAGCTTATCCTTACGAGCTCGTGGGAGAACACCCCGCCCCCCTTGTCAAACTATAGCTTTGGTGAGGTAGGCAGAGTCAGCAAGCTGTTCAGGATCACGAGGATCGCCAAGGCGCAGGATATGAAGAGGAGAATCACCGCGGTCGAGCACGTGGCGGATGTCTACAATGATTCGGTTGCCGTGCCGGCGATCTCAAACGCATCGAGCCTTACTGTGCTGGCGGGCCTCAATGTAACGGAGATATTCCGGAAGAGCCCTCTTGGAACGTTCGAATCCGTGGCTTCTTTGACCTGGAGGGGCTACGCCCTCCAATACTGGATATACCAGGCGAGTTCCGCTGCGGGACCGTGGACGCTACTGGGATCCACCACAAACCGGTCATACGAGACCGATCCGCTGCTCAAGGAAGGGGCCCTGTACTATTTCTGTGTGACGGCCGACAAGAGCATAGAGAGCGGAATTGTCAAGAGCGTCTACATCTACGGCAAGACACGCGCACCCTCGGATGTTCAGAACTTCCGCGCCAGTCCGGCCCAGGGGGGTTTGATACTGTCGTGGGATGCGGTGGCGGATCCGGACATCGACTATTACCTGCTCAAATTCTCGCAGAATACCAGCGACACCTGGAACAAGATGACGGAGATGTCGAAGGTTTACGGCACTTCCGTGACCCTCCCAGCTGCCCTGTCCGGAAAGTACGCCGTCAAAGCCGTGGATCTCAATGAGCCTCAGAACGAGAGTGAGAACGCCGCCTACATCGTCACGGACGTGCCCACGGTGTTGCACTGGAACGCATACCGGGAAGACATAGAAGAACCTACCTTTTCGGGGACGAAGACAGGCCTCACGATCATCAACGGTTGTCTCTATCTCGACACTATCCTGGGGCTTGACGACATCGAGGAGGTGGACGCTCTCGAGGAT from Syntrophorhabdus sp. includes:
- a CDS encoding C40 family peptidase, with product MRDLRDFIGCPFRNHGRGEIDPETRRPLYDCYGLFMAIYKECYGITLPDYTISCFATEEIRAQFEKEVGRWEELREPETPCAVALAANTHFPGMVCHFGIYVGYGKFIHTLKKAGSIVSHVYDPVWKNKIKGYYRWKRSS